A genomic stretch from Aedes albopictus strain Foshan chromosome 2, AalbF5, whole genome shotgun sequence includes:
- the LOC109398616 gene encoding alpha-glucosidase-like: MRLLIALLLVGLAVFGTASFDIREPDQKDWYQHATFYQIYPRSFKDSDGDGIGDLPGITSKMSYLADIGIDATWLSPPFKSPLRDFGYDVSDFYDIQPEYGTLENFDELVEEAHKNGIKLMLDFIPNHSSDEHEWFVKSAQKDETYKDFYVWHPGKQNIETGNLDPPNNWISVFGGPAWSYHEGRKEFYLHQFTDKQPDLNYRNPAVLAEMTDMLFFWLDRGVDGFRLDAINHMFEDPELRDEPPSGWGDAGSYDSLDHIYTKDVADVYNVVYGWRDLMDAYSKEHGRTIILMTEAYSSIEGTMLYYESADRTRKGAHMPFNFQLIYDFKEEQNSVGLKQSIDWWMNHMPARHTPSWVSGSHDHSRFASRVGENRVEQMMTLLHTLPGTSITYYGEEIGMLDYKEAQTYDGRDPNRTPMQWDATTSAGFSTNSTTWLKVHPRYASLNVDLQQKAEKSNYHHFHALTTLRRHKTMKNGDFLHRTIGSNVYALLRELRGEDSFLTVLNMGDKQYEADLGDFVNLPEKLTVEVAQSSSKLKAGDVVEISKVSLGPYDSVVLRASSATTIQLSIAAVMALIVKYLLV, encoded by the exons ATGCGTCTACTCATTGCCTTGCTCTTGGTGGGCCTGGCTGTCTTCGGCACTGCGAGCTTTGATATACGAGAACCGGACCAAAAGGATTGGTATCAACATGCGACCTTTTACCAGATCTATCCCCGCTCGTTCAAGGACAGTGACGGTGACGGGATCGGTGATCTGCCGGGGATCACCTCGAAAATGAGCTATTTGGCCGATATTGGGATTGATGCTACATGGTTGAGTCCACCGTTCAAATCGCCTCTGAGGGATTTCGGTTATGACGTGTCTGATTTCTATGATATTCAGCCGGAGTACGGAACTCTGGAGAATTTCGACGAGTTGGTGGAGGAGGCACACAAAAATGGAATCAAGCTTATGTTGGATTTCATTCCGAATCATTCAAGTGACGAGCATGAGTGGTTTGTGAAATCTGCACAGAAGGATGAGACATACAAGGATTTCTACGTTTGGCATCCCGGTAAGCAGAACATCGAAACGGGGAATCTTGATCCCCCGAACAACTGGATATCTGTGTTTGGTGGACCAGCGTGGTCGTATCATGAAGGCCGTAAGGAGTTCTACTTGCATCAGTTTACGGATAAGCAACCGGATCTGAACTATCGGAATCCGGCGGTGCTGGCTGAGATGACAGATATGTTGTTCTTCTGGTTGGATCGTGGAGTCGACGGGTTCCGTCTGGATGCCATAAACCATATGTTTGAGGATCCGGAGCTGCGGGATGAACCTCCATCGGGATGGGGTGATGCTGGGAGCTATGACTCCCTTGATCACATCTACACGAAGGACGTCGCGGATGTTTACAATGTTGTGTACGGTTGGCGAGATTTGATGGATGCTTACTCGAAGGAACATGGCCGAACCATCATCCTGATGACCGAAGCGTATTCCAGCATCGAAGGTACAATGCTGTATTATGAAAGTGCCGACCGTACACGGAAGGGGGCGCATATGCCGTTCAACTTCCAGTTGATCTACGACTTCAAGGAGGAACAGAATTCCGTAGGATTGAAGCAATCGATCGATTGGTGGATGAACCACATGCCCGCTAGACATACTCCTAGCTGGGTTAGCGGATCCCATGACCATTCACGGTTCGCTTCTAGGGTTGGCGAAAACCGTGTGGAGCAAATGATGACTCTACTGCATACCTTGCCGGGTACTAGTATCACGTATTAC GGTGAAGAAATTGGTATGCTGGATTACAAGGAAGCCCAAACGTACGATGGCCGTGATCCGAACCGTACTCCGATGCAGTGGGATGCAACAACTAGTGCAGGGTTCAGTACCAATTCAACCACGTGGTTAAAGGTACACCCGAGGTACGCCAGCCTTAACGTAGATTTGCAGCAGAAGGCCGAGAAAAGCAACTACCACCATTTCCATGCTTTAACCACTTTGCGACGACACAAAACCATGAAGAACGGTGACTTCCTGCACCGAACTATCGGAAGTAATGTTTACGCTCTGCTAAGGGAACTTCGAGGTGAGGATTCCTTCCTAACTGTTCTAAATATGGGGGACAAACAATATGAGGCGGATCTAGGAGATTTCGTGAATCTCCCAGAGAAGCTGACTGTTGAAGTGGCGCAATCAAGCTCTAAACTCAAAGCTGG AGATGTAGTGGAAATCAGCAAAGTCTCTCTGGGACCTTACGACTCCGTTGTGTTGAGAGCCTCATCAGCGACGACGATTCAGCTTTCAATAGCTGCAGTTATGGCTCTTATCGTTAAGTACCTCTTGGTTTAG